The genomic DNA TTATCGCTACGATTTCACGTAAAAATTATTTATTAGCAAAAATGAATAAAATTCAAGAAGCATCATCATTAATTCAAGCAGCAGAGAAAAAAAGAAGAGCAACCTTAATTAAGCAATTAGATGTTGTTAAGGGTTATGCTCAATTTGAAAGTAAAACATTGACTGAAGTGACAAAATTACGTGCTCAATTAGTTGAATTAGATAATGAAAGTGATTTGTCAAAATTTTCAGAAAAATTAAACCAAATAAAAACAGGAATTAATTTACAATTTGAGCAATATCCAGATTTAAAAGCAAATCGTTCATTTTTACAATTTCAAACAGAAATTGCTATTCAAGAAGATGAAATTTATGCAACAATTAGAAATTACAATTCAATTGTAAGAAGTTTCAATTCTGAAATCTATCAATTTTGAACAAATATCATTGCAATTAAACTAAATGCATATAACCAACCTTTATTTAGAGCTTCAGAGGAAGATAGACAAGATATTGACACATCTAGTTTGACAAGTATGTTCAATAAATAAGCAATAAAAGTTTAAGGAAAATCAATCCTTAGACTTTTTATTTTTCTTTATTTTTCTTTGATTTTTCTTTTGCTTATTTATAAGCAAAAAAAAGGTTGATTAATTTGATATAATTTATTGACATTGTTGTATAAATTACAGTTTTTTAAGGAGGTTTTATGCTAGATCAAAAGAAGTATGTTGCAAGTGATATTCAAGTCTTAGAAGGTTTGGATCCTGTTAGAGTAAGACCTGGAATGTACATTGGTTCAACAGGATACAAAGGTATTCATCATTTGATTTGAGAAATCCTTGACAATTCAGTTGATGAGGCAATGGCTGGATTTGCAACAGAAATCAATATAACCTTGCATCCCAATAATTTTATTGAGATTGAAGATAATGGTAGAGGTATGCCTGTTGATATTCATCCCTCAACAAATAAGTCCGCTGTAGAAACAATTTTAACAGTCTTGCATGCAGGTGGAAAATTTGATTCAAGCAATTATAAAGTAAGTGGTGGATTACATGGTGTTGGTGCCTCAGTTGTTAATGCTTTGAGTGAATCTTTTGAAGTTTGGGTTAAAAGAAATGGCAAATTGCATTACCAAAAATATGAGCATGGTGGTAAACCACTTGAAGATTTAAAAGTTATTGATGAAATTAGTTTAAATGAAACTGGAACAAGAATTAAATTTCAACCTGATTATACTGTAATGGACAAAGTTGATTTTGATTTTGGCACAATTAGCGATCATGTTAAACAAGTAGCATATTTAAACAAGGGTCTAAAATTTAATTTAATTGATTTAGTTAAAGATATTAAAAAAAGTTTTTGTTTTGATGGTGGAATTATTGATTATGTCAAGGAATTAAATAAAGGTAAAAAAACAATAAATCCTGATGTTATATATGCCTTAGGAAACTTTAGTGACACTGAAAAATCAAAAGATGAACAAGCTGATTCACAAAAGAAATCAAAAAAAGTTGACATTATGGTTGAAGTTGCATTGCAATACAATGAGGCATATCAATCAACAGTTATTTCTTATGCAAATAATATCCAAACAACGGATGGTGGAACACATGAAAATGGTTTCTATGATGCGATTGTAAGAATTTTTAATAAATATGCTGAAGATAATAAACTATTTAAGGGAAATGAAAAAATTAGTAAAGAAGATTCAAAAGAAGGACTAGTTGCTGTTATTTCAATAAAACATAGTGATCCTGTGTTTGATGGACAAACAAAAACTAAATTTGGTTCAGCAAACGCACGTTATGCAACAAATAAGGTTTTATCTGAATCACTTGAAAGATATTTATTCGAAAATCCTGTCGTTGCTAAAAATATTATTAACAAATGTTTACAATCACAAAGAGCAAGACTTGCAGCTAATGCCGCAAAAGAAGCTTCAAGAAAAAAAGATGGTATGGAATTTAGTGGTTTGCCTGGGAAACTAGCAGATTGCTCTTCAAAAAATGCTGAAATAAGAGAATTATTTATTGTCGAGGGTAATTCTGCTGGTGGTTCTGCTAAAGGTGGCAGAAACCGTGCAAATCAAGCAATATTACCACTTAGAGGAAAAGTAATCAATGCTGAAAAAAATGATAGAGTGAAATTTTTATCAAATCAAGAAATTCAAACAATTATTCATGCATTAGGAACTGGAATTGGTGATGATTTTAATATTAATAAACTAAAATATCACAAGATAATTATCATGACTGATGCTGATGTTGATGGTGCTCATATTTCAACACTTTTACTAACATTCTTCTATCGTTATTTGAAACCTTTAATTGAATATGGGTTTGTTTATATTGCAATGCCACCACTTTATAAAATTTCTTCTGGAAAAAAAGTTGATTATGCCTATAATGATGCACAAAAAGAAGAAATCCTTGCCAAGATTGAAGATAATAAGAATATTTCAATTCAACGTTATAAAGGTCTTGGAGAAATGGATGCAGAACAGTTGTGAGAAACAACAATGAATCCAGAAACAAGAAAGATGCTTCAAGTACAAATCAATGATATGGCAATATGTGATTCAGTGTTTACAACCTTAATGGGTGAAGAGGTTGAAGCAAGACACGATTTTATTGAAGAAAATGCAAAATATGTATTGAATATTGATTTTTAATCTAAACACAACGGATTGGATTTAGTTAAAATGGAATTATTAAAAAACCAAGGATTTACCAATAAAACTTATTATGATAAAGAAAAAAATCAATTTATTAAAATAAAAAATTATGATTCATTTAATCATAAAACCCCAAATGTAATTTTTAATGCTCTTGAATTTGCACCAAAAACAATTTATGAAGATCATGAAAAAATTATTAGTGAATGAATTGAAGGCAAAACACTATTTGGAACCAAAATAAGCAATGATCAATTAAA from Metamycoplasma alkalescens includes the following:
- a CDS encoding LemA family protein, which codes for MLFDTREQQEKQEFRPNVDNSIKHPTATKGEKFLYVLLYIITLGLFFIATISRKNYLLAKMNKIQEASSLIQAAEKKRRATLIKQLDVVKGYAQFESKTLTEVTKLRAQLVELDNESDLSKFSEKLNQIKTGINLQFEQYPDLKANRSFLQFQTEIAIQEDEIYATIRNYNSIVRSFNSEIYQFWTNIIAIKLNAYNQPLFRASEEDRQDIDTSSLTSMFNK
- a CDS encoding DNA topoisomerase subunit B; the protein is MLDQKKYVASDIQVLEGLDPVRVRPGMYIGSTGYKGIHHLIWEILDNSVDEAMAGFATEINITLHPNNFIEIEDNGRGMPVDIHPSTNKSAVETILTVLHAGGKFDSSNYKVSGGLHGVGASVVNALSESFEVWVKRNGKLHYQKYEHGGKPLEDLKVIDEISLNETGTRIKFQPDYTVMDKVDFDFGTISDHVKQVAYLNKGLKFNLIDLVKDIKKSFCFDGGIIDYVKELNKGKKTINPDVIYALGNFSDTEKSKDEQADSQKKSKKVDIMVEVALQYNEAYQSTVISYANNIQTTDGGTHENGFYDAIVRIFNKYAEDNKLFKGNEKISKEDSKEGLVAVISIKHSDPVFDGQTKTKFGSANARYATNKVLSESLERYLFENPVVAKNIINKCLQSQRARLAANAAKEASRKKDGMEFSGLPGKLADCSSKNAEIRELFIVEGNSAGGSAKGGRNRANQAILPLRGKVINAEKNDRVKFLSNQEIQTIIHALGTGIGDDFNINKLKYHKIIIMTDADVDGAHISTLLLTFFYRYLKPLIEYGFVYIAMPPLYKISSGKKVDYAYNDAQKEEILAKIEDNKNISIQRYKGLGEMDAEQLWETTMNPETRKMLQVQINDMAICDSVFTTLMGEEVEARHDFIEENAKYVLNIDF